One Halalkalicoccus tibetensis genomic region harbors:
- a CDS encoding DCC1-like thiol-disulfide oxidoreductase family protein, which yields MTDATLVYDDDCGFCTWWADFFADRSDVRVVGFAELTPELRERLPEEYENCSHFVTEDGVYSCGASIEEAFVRTGIGEGARPLAEFLRNFEDYERLRERSYRRVADNRSLWGRLLSKTPPVRREPDEER from the coding sequence ATGACCGACGCGACGCTCGTCTACGACGACGACTGTGGCTTCTGTACGTGGTGGGCCGATTTCTTCGCCGACCGGTCCGACGTCAGGGTGGTCGGGTTCGCGGAGCTGACTCCCGAGCTCCGCGAGCGCCTCCCCGAGGAGTACGAGAACTGCTCGCATTTCGTCACCGAGGACGGCGTCTATTCGTGTGGCGCGTCGATCGAGGAGGCGTTCGTCCGCACCGGGATCGGCGAGGGCGCCCGTCCGCTCGCGGAGTTCCTCCGGAACTTCGAGGACTACGAGCGCCTGCGCGAGCGCTCCTACCGGCGCGTCGCGGACAACCGGAGCCTCTGGGGCCGGCTGCTCTCGAAGACGCCGCCCGTTCGACGGGAGCCGGACGAGGAGCGCTGA
- a CDS encoding lipase maturation factor family protein: MWHGEGYWLVRFLFQRALALIYLLAFLVAATQFRPLAGEDGLLPIDRYVEHATFRERPSLFYLVPSDRAIGLAAWSGVALSLLALVGAPYWLPDPYATPASMALWASMWLLYLSFVNAGQVFYGYGWESMLLETGFLAVFLGAGGVSPPFVVLLLLQWVLFRNMFGAGLIKLRGDECWRDLSCMEYHYETQPIPNPVSWFAHHRSKAFHRLETLGNHVVELAVPFLYFAPQPAAALAGAATIGFQGWLMVTGNFAWLNALTIVLAIATFSDGVLTAFLPITAPAAAPTPLYLEVLAIAVALLVVGLSVYPVKNMLSERQAMNSAFDPLHLVNTYGAFGSITRDRYELVIEGTTEEELTDDTEWRAYEFKGKPTDPEQRPRQVAPYHLRLDWQLWFAAMSPSPYRSPWFPRLLAKLLEGDDGVLGLLAENPFDEPPEHVRATRYRYRYTTPEERAETGRWWERERVGSYVQPMSLDEFEDRGPQRRRLR; the protein is encoded by the coding sequence ATGTGGCACGGCGAGGGTTACTGGCTCGTTCGATTCCTCTTCCAGCGAGCGCTCGCGCTGATCTACCTGCTCGCCTTCCTCGTCGCGGCCACCCAGTTCCGCCCGCTCGCCGGCGAGGACGGCCTGCTGCCGATCGACCGATACGTCGAACACGCCACCTTCCGCGAGCGCCCGAGCCTCTTCTATCTCGTTCCGAGCGACCGCGCGATCGGCCTCGCGGCCTGGAGCGGGGTCGCCCTCTCCCTGCTGGCGCTGGTCGGCGCGCCCTACTGGCTCCCCGACCCCTACGCGACTCCCGCCTCGATGGCGCTGTGGGCGAGCATGTGGCTGCTCTATCTCTCCTTCGTCAACGCCGGTCAGGTCTTCTACGGCTACGGCTGGGAGTCGATGCTGCTCGAGACGGGATTTCTCGCGGTCTTCCTCGGTGCCGGCGGCGTTTCCCCGCCGTTCGTCGTCCTCCTATTGCTGCAGTGGGTGCTCTTTCGCAACATGTTCGGCGCGGGGCTGATCAAGCTGCGCGGCGACGAGTGCTGGCGTGACCTGAGCTGTATGGAGTATCACTACGAGACCCAGCCCATCCCCAACCCAGTGAGCTGGTTCGCCCACCACCGCTCGAAGGCCTTTCACCGCCTCGAGACCCTCGGCAACCACGTCGTCGAGCTCGCGGTCCCGTTCCTCTACTTCGCGCCCCAACCTGCCGCGGCGCTCGCGGGTGCCGCGACGATCGGCTTCCAGGGCTGGCTGATGGTCACCGGCAACTTCGCGTGGCTGAACGCGCTGACGATCGTGCTCGCGATCGCCACCTTCAGCGACGGCGTTCTGACCGCGTTCCTCCCGATCACGGCCCCGGCGGCCGCCCCGACGCCGCTGTACCTCGAGGTCCTCGCGATCGCCGTTGCCCTCCTCGTCGTCGGGCTGAGCGTCTACCCGGTCAAGAACATGCTCTCGGAACGCCAGGCGATGAACTCGGCGTTCGACCCGCTCCACCTCGTCAACACCTACGGCGCGTTCGGCTCGATCACTCGGGACCGCTACGAGCTCGTCATCGAGGGCACCACGGAGGAGGAACTCACCGACGACACCGAGTGGCGAGCCTACGAGTTCAAGGGCAAGCCGACGGATCCCGAACAACGGCCGCGCCAGGTCGCGCCGTATCACCTCCGGCTCGACTGGCAGCTGTGGTTCGCGGCGATGTCGCCGTCGCCCTATCGCAGCCCGTGGTTCCCGCGACTGTTAGCAAAGCTGCTCGAGGGCGACGATGGGGTCCTGGGACTGCTCGCGGAGAACCCCTTCGACGAGCCGCCGGAACACGTCCGCGCGACCCGCTATCGCTACCGGTACACGACCCCCGAGGAGCGCGCCGAGACGGGCCGGTGGTGGGAGCGAGAACGGGTCGGCAGCTACGTGCAGCCGATGTCGCTCGATGAGTTCGAGGATCGGGGTCCCCAGCGCCGTCGGCTGCGGTGA
- a CDS encoding O-antigen ligase family protein, with protein sequence MDRSIGGLFVVFLLVVVLREVGVGVDSGLLVALHLVSFGLLIAVVASITNGVRADDRRAVAVAGLQIALAVLAGAAVVWHARVEGLGFEGLAVVYLAMIGLALAHAGERGALRSIVPYLLGYVLLAGVFLQHVLDVAPTSGLALFPVFAAVTLGLCLFVIPRYAAEPVFHRSLVAIATVFAVVGLSAAFLGEYTVGGFEVALWGERSLPFVDREVPIIQSVFGNPNTLGLAVFPGLVAAVVEFHRVAVERRSDWGVVFVPLVVLLGVALYLTNSRGSMLAAATGIAIYGVYALAGRRAVPAGVALGYGGALAALTAVFVLLPGTDGQRGALWSAGLEAYLASPTALGEGLVGTGDLIAPYLENPGSTVHNSYLSVLLRTGLVGIVGYLLVVVAPTIHGAIRRRTVSPGALALAGAFVIHQFFEGYTIYQYDFGAVLGALAAGYLIVSLGRDTGNTDPDRAGSTTSDAR encoded by the coding sequence ATGGACCGATCGATAGGGGGGCTGTTCGTCGTCTTCTTGCTCGTGGTCGTACTGCGGGAAGTGGGGGTAGGGGTCGACTCGGGGCTGTTGGTCGCGCTCCATCTGGTGTCGTTCGGCCTCCTGATCGCGGTCGTCGCGTCGATCACGAACGGCGTACGCGCCGACGACCGGCGCGCCGTGGCGGTCGCCGGGCTCCAGATCGCGCTGGCGGTCCTCGCCGGTGCCGCAGTCGTCTGGCACGCCCGGGTCGAGGGGCTCGGGTTCGAAGGACTGGCCGTGGTCTACCTGGCGATGATCGGGCTCGCGCTCGCCCACGCCGGCGAACGGGGAGCCCTGCGGTCGATCGTTCCCTACCTCCTCGGCTACGTCCTCCTCGCCGGCGTGTTCCTCCAACACGTCCTCGACGTCGCGCCGACGTCGGGGCTCGCGCTCTTTCCCGTCTTCGCCGCCGTTACCCTCGGCCTCTGTCTGTTCGTGATCCCGCGCTACGCCGCCGAGCCGGTCTTCCACCGGTCGCTCGTCGCCATCGCCACGGTCTTCGCGGTCGTCGGCCTGAGCGCCGCGTTCCTCGGCGAGTACACGGTCGGCGGGTTCGAGGTCGCGCTCTGGGGCGAACGGTCGCTGCCGTTCGTCGATCGGGAGGTGCCGATCATCCAGTCGGTGTTCGGGAACCCCAACACGCTCGGGCTCGCGGTGTTCCCCGGGCTGGTCGCGGCCGTCGTCGAGTTCCACCGGGTGGCCGTCGAGCGCCGGTCCGACTGGGGAGTCGTGTTCGTCCCTCTGGTTGTGCTTCTGGGGGTAGCGCTTTATTTGACCAACAGCCGGGGGAGCATGCTCGCGGCGGCGACGGGGATCGCGATCTACGGCGTCTACGCCCTCGCCGGACGACGGGCCGTTCCGGCCGGCGTCGCGCTCGGGTACGGCGGCGCGCTGGCGGCGCTGACAGCGGTGTTCGTCCTGCTCCCGGGCACCGACGGCCAGCGGGGCGCACTGTGGAGCGCCGGCCTCGAGGCGTACCTCGCGTCGCCGACGGCCCTCGGCGAGGGGCTCGTCGGGACGGGCGATCTGATCGCGCCGTATCTGGAGAATCCCGGCTCGACCGTCCACAACTCCTATCTCTCGGTGCTGTTGCGGACCGGGCTCGTCGGGATCGTCGGCTACCTGCTGGTCGTCGTCGCCCCGACGATCCACGGGGCGATCCGCCGGCGGACGGTCAGCCCCGGCGCGCTGGCGCTCGCGGGTGCGTTCGTCATCCACCAGTTCTTCGAGGGGTATACGATCTACCAGTACGACTTCGGGGCGGTCCTCGGGGCGCTCGCGGCCGGCTACCTCATCGTCAGCCTGGGTCGGGACACCGGGAACACGGACCCCGACCGGGCAGGTTCGACGACGAGTGACGCCCGATAG